The Halogranum gelatinilyticum genome includes a window with the following:
- a CDS encoding NAD(P)/FAD-dependent oxidoreductase, whose protein sequence is MKRVDVAIVGGGPAGSAAAHAAATAGADALVFEKGVPRADRERLGPDSTDAAGILDYWVDIMGIHPDEFPDDVVLHELDRAEFIGPNESLTMRTTGIESSYDHFGYAMQRARFDDFLRDRAEDAGAEYRVKASVKDVETDLTASGTEDDPRHVLTLADKSTVGADFIVLADGPQRTVTNKVLDRFLPGDKQASEIMASVKANHIAYQEHREFPEEVFEEVAGAIMFWWGYMPGHTAYPWVFPNDNNVARVGLTMPIGMDIDEVEDREKYALLHEDDERIPSGSVYIERLLEHLWGDEYDIDEDFPVVEDRGKSKGTETYPISSTRPIDSPVDAGIAVTGGAMGATSAFHEGGDHVAVRTGAIAGELAGEGDLSEYNKRWKDAIGDEVLRNVAMAECVRGYGPDKWDWAFKTANKLKADDDGYKLFNTSKLGAGLSAARLVGGYQKTKFKYRNGKYVQIKESDYDY, encoded by the coding sequence ATGAAGCGCGTTGACGTGGCAATCGTCGGTGGCGGGCCTGCCGGGTCCGCAGCGGCACACGCCGCCGCCACGGCCGGTGCGGACGCCCTCGTCTTCGAGAAGGGCGTTCCGCGCGCGGACCGCGAGCGACTGGGACCGGACTCGACTGACGCGGCGGGTATCCTCGACTACTGGGTCGACATCATGGGTATCCACCCCGACGAGTTCCCCGACGACGTCGTCTTACACGAGTTGGACCGCGCCGAGTTCATCGGCCCGAACGAATCGCTGACGATGCGGACGACCGGCATCGAGTCGTCGTACGACCACTTCGGGTACGCGATGCAGCGCGCCCGCTTCGACGACTTCCTCCGCGACCGCGCCGAGGACGCCGGTGCCGAATATCGGGTCAAGGCCTCGGTCAAGGACGTCGAGACCGACCTCACGGCCTCCGGCACCGAGGACGACCCCCGACACGTCCTCACGCTCGCCGACAAGTCGACGGTCGGTGCGGACTTCATCGTCCTCGCCGACGGTCCCCAGCGCACGGTCACCAACAAGGTGCTCGACCGGTTCCTGCCGGGTGACAAGCAGGCCTCGGAAATCATGGCCTCGGTAAAGGCCAACCACATCGCCTACCAGGAACACCGCGAGTTCCCCGAGGAGGTCTTCGAGGAGGTCGCCGGTGCCATCATGTTCTGGTGGGGCTATATGCCCGGCCATACGGCCTATCCGTGGGTCTTCCCGAACGACAACAACGTCGCCCGCGTGGGCCTGACGATGCCCATCGGGATGGACATCGACGAGGTCGAAGACCGCGAGAAGTACGCGCTGCTCCACGAGGACGACGAACGCATTCCTTCTGGGAGTGTCTACATCGAACGGCTGCTCGAACATCTCTGGGGCGACGAGTACGACATCGACGAGGACTTCCCGGTCGTCGAAGACCGCGGCAAGTCGAAGGGGACCGAGACGTATCCCATCTCCTCGACGCGACCCATCGACTCGCCGGTCGACGCCGGGATCGCCGTCACCGGCGGCGCGATGGGTGCCACCTCGGCGTTCCACGAGGGCGGCGACCACGTCGCGGTCCGCACGGGCGCAATCGCTGGCGAACTTGCGGGCGAGGGCGACCTGAGCGAGTACAACAAGCGGTGGAAGGACGCCATCGGCGACGAAGTCCTGCGCAACGTCGCGATGGCCGAGTGCGTCCGCGGCTACGGTCCCGACAAGTGGGACTGGGCGTTCAAGACCGCGAACAAGCTCAAGGCCGACGACGACGGCTACAAACTGTTCAACACCTCGAAACTCGGCGCGGGGCTGAGCGCGGCCCGCCTCGTCGGCGGCTACCAGAAGACGAAGTTCAAGTACCGCAACGGCAAGTACGTCCAGATCAAAGAGAGCGACTACGACTACTGA
- a CDS encoding triphosphoribosyl-dephospho-CoA synthase produces the protein MTATSDRDFSPAEHAELALLLEVAGTPKPGNVDRTHDLDDLRFEHFLAGSVGSRRGLQLAEEGARVGEAFEHGVAGMSQQRGGNTQFGCLLLLVTLVRAAASDDHELTPEGVTAVVESTTVADAADFYRAFEHVDVAVDDPPADAPDLDVRRGAGAIPTLEERGLTLADVMAMSEERDGNAREWTGGFARTFATAESILADDGPVLDRASRAFVDLLAEEPDTLVATQHGPEVAREVSRRAAEVQGDPEAVERLADEFVAEGLNPGTTADITAAALFVALERGLPV, from the coding sequence GTGACGGCGACGAGCGACCGCGACTTCTCGCCAGCCGAACACGCCGAACTCGCGCTCCTGCTCGAAGTCGCGGGGACGCCCAAACCCGGCAACGTCGACCGCACGCACGACCTGGACGACCTGCGGTTCGAACATTTCCTCGCCGGGTCGGTCGGCTCGCGCCGCGGTCTCCAGTTGGCCGAGGAGGGCGCGCGCGTCGGCGAGGCGTTCGAGCACGGCGTAGCTGGGATGAGCCAACAAAGAGGGGGAAACACGCAGTTCGGCTGTCTGCTCTTACTGGTGACGCTCGTGAGAGCCGCCGCGAGCGACGACCATGAGTTGACGCCTGAAGGTGTGACCGCAGTCGTCGAGTCGACCACCGTCGCCGACGCGGCGGACTTCTACCGTGCCTTCGAGCACGTCGACGTCGCGGTCGACGACCCCCCGGCGGACGCCCCCGACCTCGACGTCCGCCGCGGGGCTGGGGCGATTCCGACGCTGGAGGAGCGTGGACTGACCCTCGCCGACGTGATGGCGATGAGCGAGGAGCGCGACGGCAACGCCCGCGAGTGGACCGGCGGCTTCGCGCGGACCTTCGCGACGGCCGAGTCCATCCTCGCGGACGACGGCCCGGTGCTGGACCGCGCCTCGCGGGCCTTCGTCGACCTGCTCGCCGAGGAACCGGACACGCTCGTCGCGACCCAGCACGGTCCCGAGGTCGCACGCGAGGTCAGCCGACGCGCCGCCGAGGTGCAGGGCGACCCCGAGGCCGTCGAGCGACTGGCCGACGAGTTCGTCGCCGAGGGACTGAACCCCGGGACGACGGCCGACATCACCGCCGCGGCACTGTTCGTCGCGCTGGAGCGGGGGCTTCCAGTATGA
- a CDS encoding 30S ribosomal protein S17e: protein MAIKPKYVKQMGTLLLERYPEAFNTDFETNKENVSKLTNVESKPVRNRIAGYVTRKKGGATVEA, encoded by the coding sequence ATGGCAATCAAGCCCAAGTACGTCAAGCAGATGGGGACTCTCCTGCTGGAGCGGTACCCGGAGGCGTTCAACACGGACTTCGAGACGAACAAAGAGAACGTGAGCAAGCTGACGAACGTCGAGTCGAAGCCGGTTCGTAACCGCATCGCGGGCTACGTCACGCGGAAGAAGGGCGGCGCGACGGTCGAAGCGTAA
- a CDS encoding DUF447 domain-containing protein, whose protein sequence is MSETGDWPVELRGVTESVVATLGPNDLWNFAALGLHAPSENGAPVTATTWGNTRTRRNFHRQGGGVVQFTGDPREFVAAALTIHEREEPTLPGADAWVEVEATQVDAGSEGGTRWERWELRPVESAVVRESVPTINRGFSAVVDATVACSRLDVPAFDTAVLVNRLEYFAETVEKCGGPREAEAFETLSEETEWRSYREQ, encoded by the coding sequence ATGAGCGAGACTGGAGACTGGCCCGTGGAACTCAGGGGCGTCACCGAATCAGTCGTCGCCACGCTCGGGCCGAACGACTTGTGGAACTTCGCCGCGTTGGGGTTGCACGCGCCGAGCGAGAACGGAGCGCCGGTGACGGCGACGACGTGGGGCAACACCCGAACTCGCCGAAACTTTCACCGGCAAGGCGGCGGCGTCGTCCAGTTCACGGGGGACCCCAGAGAGTTCGTCGCGGCCGCCCTGACCATCCACGAGCGAGAGGAACCGACGCTACCCGGCGCGGACGCCTGGGTCGAGGTGGAGGCCACGCAGGTCGACGCAGGTTCCGAGGGCGGGACGCGCTGGGAGCGGTGGGAGCTTCGGCCCGTCGAGAGCGCGGTCGTCCGCGAGTCCGTGCCGACCATCAACCGGGGCTTTTCGGCTGTCGTCGACGCGACCGTCGCCTGTTCGCGGCTGGACGTGCCCGCCTTCGACACGGCGGTCCTCGTGAACCGATTGGAGTACTTCGCGGAGACTGTCGAGAAGTGCGGCGGGCCGCGGGAGGCCGAGGCCTTCGAGACCCTCTCCGAGGAGACCGAGTGGCGGAGCTACCGCGAGCAGTAG